The genomic region AGCGGAAATTCGTTTCACGGTGGAGCTTAGATCCCGGCTTTAACCAGGTCGTGCAGGTGGACTACGCCGAGGGGTTTATTGCTGCGCTCTTCAACGATGAACAGGGAAGTAATCGGATACCGTTCCATCACCGCCATCGCTTCGGTGGCCAAAGTGTCGGCGGGAATGGTTTTCGGATTGGCGGTCATGATCTCTTTAGCTTGAAGGTGGAGAATCTGGCCGCGCGCGGCCAGGCCCCGGCGCAGATCGCCGTCGGTGATCACACCGACGAGTTGACCTTGGCCGTTCACGACACCGGTGACACCCAACCGCTTCGAGGTGATTTCGAAAAGCGCCTCTTTCACCAAGGTTTCTTCTTGTACCAGCGGCAGCTGTTCAGCGCGGCACATCAAGTCGGCCACCCGCAAAAACAGCCGGCGACCCAAAATCCCGCCGGGATGGCGAAAGGCGAAATCCTCTTGCTTGAAACCTTTTTCTTCCAGCAGCACCACCGCCAGCGCATCGCCCATGGCCAAAGCCGCGGTGGTGCTGGTGGTTGGCGCCAAACCCAACGGACAGGCTTCGTCTTTGATGCCGACGTTCAAGACCGCTTCGCTCGATTTAGCGAGGGACGATTGGGTATTGCCGGTCATGGCGATCAACTTCAATCCATGTTGTTTAAAGTGCGGCAGCAATCTCAAAATCTCGTCGGTTTCACCGCTGTTGGACACCGCCAAAATCACGTCGCCGCTCATGACCATGCCGAGATCGCCATGCAAAGCTTCGCCGGAATGAAGAAAAAAAGCCGGCGTGCCGGTGCTCGCCAGCGTCGCCGCGATCTTGGCGCAAATATGGCCCGACTTGCCGACGCCGGTGACGACGACTTTTCCCGTGCAATCGCGCAGCAGTTCCACGGCGGCAATGAAATTGTCATCGAGCCGATCAATCAACGAGAGCACGCCATCGGCTTCGTTACGCAGCACGGCGGCGGCTCGCTTGAGCTGTTCTGTCGCCTTGCTCGACTTCATCTTGGCACCGTGGTGCGAATCAGCGCGTCGATCTGCTTGACTGCGTTGAGGAGATTTTCAAAACTATCCAGAGCCAGAGAGTTCGGTCCGTCGCTCAGCGCGTGCTCGGGATCTTCGTGCACTTCCATGAACAACGCGTCGATGCCCACCGCCACACCGGCGCGCGCCAGGGCGGGAACAAATTTGCGCTCGCCGCCCGAGGCGTTACCCAATCCGCCGGGCAACTGAAGACTGTGGGTAGCGTCGAAAACCACCGGATAGCCAAGCTGGCCCATCACTACTAACGAACGCATGTCGGAAACCAAATTGTTATAGCCAAAAGAGACGCCGCGCTCGGTGAGCAATATCTGCTCGTTGCCGGTGGCGCGAATTTTTTCGATTACATTGCCCATGTCCCAGGGCGCCAGAAACTGCCCCTTCTTGACGTTGACCACGCGGCCCGACTGGGCCACGGCGACGACGAAGTCGGTTTGGCGGCACAGAAAGGCGGGAATCTGGAGAATGTCGGCGACTTCTTTCACCGCCGCAATTTGCTCTGTCTCATGGACGTCGGTGAGAATCGGTACGCCGATTTTGGCTTTGACCTCGGCGAGGATTTCCAAACCCTTGACTAGGCCAGGTCCGCGAAAAGAATTGACCGAACTGCGATTGGCTTTGTCGTAGGATGATTTAAAAACGTATGGCACGCCGACACGGTCGGCGATCGCTTTGAGCGCGGCGGCATGGCGTAGAGCCGAATCCTTGCTCTCGATCACACAAGGGCCGGCGATGATCGCCAACGGCCGGCCGCCGCCGATCTCGACCTCACCGGCTTTTACCAACTTGGTAGTCATGAAGCTCTGCGAATCGATGGTTAAGTGCGGACGATTTTCATGCGCGGCGTTTCGCTCACGACTTTGCGATTTTGCCACGCCGCTTCGATGAAGCCGCGGAACAGCGGGTGGCTCGCCATAGGCCGCGATTTGAATTCGGGATGAAACTGGCAGCCGAGAAACCAGGGGTGGTTATTGAGCTCGATGATTTCGACTAAATTACTATCCGGCGACAAGCCGCTCAGCACCATGCCTTTGGCGCCAAACTCGGCGCGATAGTTGTTGTTGAACTCGTAGCGATGGCGATGGCGCTCGGAAATTTTCTCCCGGCCATAAAGTTTCGCCGCCAAGGTTTCATTCTGCAGCACGCAAGGATAAGTCCCCAAACGCATGGTGCCGCCTTTGGTGTCGATGGCCTTTTGCTCTTCCATGAGATGAATCACCGGATGGGCGGTTTGCAGATCGAATTCGGTGGAGTTGGCGCGCTCCAAGCCGCAAAGATTGCGCGCGAACTCGACCACCGCCATCTGCATGCCGAGACAAATGCCGAAGAACGGAATGTTGTTTTCCCGGGCGTAGCGAATCGCAGAAATTTTTCCCTCGCTGCCACGGTCGCCGAAGCCGCCGGGGATGAGAATGCCGTCGACGTTCTTGAGCA from Deltaproteobacteria bacterium harbors:
- a CDS encoding KpsF/GutQ family sugar-phosphate isomerase, translating into MKSSKATEQLKRAAAVLRNEADGVLSLIDRLDDNFIAAVELLRDCTGKVVVTGVGKSGHICAKIAATLASTGTPAFFLHSGEALHGDLGMVMSGDVILAVSNSGETDEILRLLPHFKQHGLKLIAMTGNTQSSLAKSSEAVLNVGIKDEACPLGLAPTTSTTAALAMGDALAVVLLEEKGFKQEDFAFRHPGGILGRRLFLRVADLMCRAEQLPLVQEETLVKEALFEITSKRLGVTGVVNGQGQLVGVITDGDLRRGLAARGQILHLQAKEIMTANPKTIPADTLATEAMAVMERYPITSLFIVEERSNKPLGVVHLHDLVKAGI
- a CDS encoding 3-deoxy-8-phosphooctulonate synthase, which translates into the protein MTTKLVKAGEVEIGGGRPLAIIAGPCVIESKDSALRHAAALKAIADRVGVPYVFKSSYDKANRSSVNSFRGPGLVKGLEILAEVKAKIGVPILTDVHETEQIAAVKEVADILQIPAFLCRQTDFVVAVAQSGRVVNVKKGQFLAPWDMGNVIEKIRATGNEQILLTERGVSFGYNNLVSDMRSLVVMGQLGYPVVFDATHSLQLPGGLGNASGGERKFVPALARAGVAVGIDALFMEVHEDPEHALSDGPNSLALDSFENLLNAVKQIDALIRTTVPR